In Fusarium pseudograminearum CS3096 chromosome 1, whole genome shotgun sequence, one genomic interval encodes:
- the FST7 gene encoding FST7, which yields MSDPFAPRSMKRKNVKGLALKAAAPRPPPTAETSNHEYSGSQDAGRDEQLEIGIEYKLDLRPEDLEILKELGSGNGGTVSKVKHITTGTVMARKVIHVEAKREIRKRIVRELQIMHGCHSDYIVTFYGAFLTPNNDVIMCMEYMDVGALDRVSRVFGPVRVDVLGKIAEATLGGLTYLYTKHHIMHRDIKPSNILVNSRGGIKLCDFGVSGELVNSIADTFVGTSTYMAPERIQGEKYTVKSDVWSFGLSIMELAIGKFPFAASEQVSDGDFAPAGILDLLQQIVHEPAPKLPKSDAFPSILDDMIQKCLYKEPERRPTPQELFDRDHFVQAAKRTPVDLREWAVGMMERDNRKSHLAPQLSPSTQDLLRSSDSPTQSQQAQAQAQAQPEERSHTPTSGEIPIGGAGITSPRDQYGSNQNRSPPRNGHASSRTPASAHPGLGSRVITTNSIPKVSGYPDNVGPVSANAATFSLPVRPAPPGGPLPPPPPRKETPDELRRENRRQATFGLPPNPSYGIQ from the exons ATGTCTGATCCTTTCGCTCCGCGCTCTATGAAGCGCAAGAACGTCAAAGGTCTTGCTCTCAAAGCAGCTGCTCCTCGACCCCCACCAACCGCTGAGACCAGCAATCATGAATACAGTGGAAGCCAGGACGCTGGCAGGGATGAGCAGCTGGAAATTGGTATTGAATACAAGCTAGATCTGCGACCTGAGGATCTTGAAATCCTCAAGGAATTAGGATCCGGAAATGGTGGAACTGtcagcaaggtcaagcatATTACTACCGGGACTGTCATGGCTCGCAAG GTAATTCATGTTGAAGCTAAGCGAGAGATACGGAAGCGAATCGTCCGAGAGCTTCAAATCATGCACGGGTGCCATTCAGACTATATCGTGACATTCTACGGCGCCTTCCTAACCCCCAACAACGATGTGATCATGTGTATGGAGTATATGGATGTTGG TGCTCTCGATCGAGTCTCCAGGGTCTTTGGGCCTGTCCGAGTTGATGTCTTGGGCAAGATTGCCGAAGCCACTTTGGGCGGCTTGACCTATCTCTACACAAAGCATCACATCATGCATCGTGATATCAAGCCTTCTAACATCCTGGTAAACTCAAGAGGCGGAATTAAACTTTGTGACTTCGGTGTCTCAGGCGAGCTTGTCAATTCCATTGCCGACACCTTCGTCGGAACTTCCACCTACATGGCCCCTGAAAGAATCCAGGGTGAAAAGTACACGGTTAAGTCAGACGTCTGGAGTTTTGGTCTCAGTATCATGGAGCTTGCCATTGGCAAGTTTCCTTTTGCAGCTAGCGAGCAGGTATCGGATGGCGATTTTGCCCCCGCGGGTATCCTAGACTTGTTGCAACAGATCGTTCACGAACCAGCTCCAAAGCTTCCTAAGAGCGATGCTTTCCCTAGTATCCTCGACGACATGATCCAGAAGTGTCTTTACAAGGAGCCCGAACGTCGACCTACTCCTCAAGAGCTCTTT GACCGCGATCACTTTGTGCAGGCTGCCAAGCGTACACCGGTCGATCTTAGAGAATGGGCTGTTGGCATGATGGAACGTGACAACAGGAAATCGCATCTAGCCCCCCAGCTCTCTCCTTCAACGCAGGACCTCCTTCGATCAAGCGATTCTCCTACCCAATCGCAGcaggctcaagctcaggcACAAGCCCAACCCGAAGAGCGTTCACACACTCCCACTTCAGGCGAGATTCCCATTGGCGGTGCTGGTATCACCTCCCCTCGCGACCAATACGGCTCAAACCAGAACCGATCACCGCCTCGAAACGGACATGCATCTTCCCGAACGCCGGCTTCCGCACATCCTGGGCTGGGATCTAGGGTTATTACCACAAATTCCATCCCCAAGGTTTCGGGTTACCCCGATAACGTCGGCCCAGTGAGTGCAAATGCTGCAACTTTTAGTTTGCCCGTTCGGCCGGCACCCCCAGGCGGCCCTTTGCCGCCACCTCCACCCCGGAAAGAAACTCCTGATGAGTTGCGAAGAGAGAATAGGAGACAGGCTACTTTTGGGCTGCCCCCCAACCCGAGCTACGGCATACAGTGA